The Methanophagales archaeon sequence AAAACGTGGGAAAGATAGAATATATCGCAGGAAAATATCTGGAAGGAGAATACCCACACTCTCACTTCGCAATAACGGTAAATATGTGCGGTATGGGTTCCCAAGCGGCGAAATAAAGGACGTCGCTCTTGATGCTACTATACGTACAGCGGCACCTTACCAGAAAGAGAGAGAAAGAGAACATGAGTCTGATTTAGCAATAGTTATAAAAACGCAGGATATCCGAGAGAAGATCCGCATAGGAAAAGTATCAACGGCAACGATGTTCGTCGTGGATGCCTCAGGGTCAATGGGTGCGAATCGGAGAATGGAGAGTGCAAAAGGAGCTGTTCTTTCATTATTACTGGATTCCTACCAGCATAGAGACAGGGTTGGAATGGTTGCGTTTAGAGGTAACCGTGCAGATGTCCTGCTTCCACTATGCTCAAGTGTAGATTTGGCTTATAAGAGATTGAAGGAACTACCAACTGGTGGGCGAACACCGTTAGCTGCGGGTCTGGAGAAGGGATTGAATCTTCTGACGGCTGAGAAGCGTAAGGATGAGGGTGTGATACCCGTGCTGGTGTTAATATCTGACGGTCGTGCAAATGTTTCTTCTTCATATAAAGACATCAAAATGGATTTGTTAGCACTCGCGGAGCACGCACGAACTGAGGGTGTACAGGTGATTGTGATAGATACCGAGGAGGTTAGCAAATCGTTCGTGAAAATGCAGCTTGGATATTGCAGAGATATAGCCGCTAACTCAGGCGGGAGATATTATCCCATCGCTGATTTAACACCGCAGGTGGTGCATGATATCGTTATTCAGGAGCGAGAGCGAAGCGTATTGCACGATTTGCATAGTGTTTTAATTTGAGGTGAAAATGACATCAACATCAGGCACTGAAACTGTATCAGGAACGGGAACAGGAACGGAAAAAATAGCGGAAATAAAAACGCAATACAAGAAATTCGTTGGAAGGAAAATCCTCTTTATCCTCTCTTCACTCGCACTGATATTTATTATCGCTGGAGTATCCGCAGCACTTGGCTCTTATCCTATATCAGTCACGGAGGTATATTCGATAATATGGCATGGCATATTTCAAAACGTTGAAACGACACAAGGGATTGTTGTCTGGAACTTGCGACTGCCGCGTATCATAATGGGCATCCTTGCGGGCATGGGGCTCGCAATTGCTGGGACGATGATGCAGGGGATTTTAAGAAATCCGCTTGCAAGCCCCTTCACGCTGGGAATCGCATCAGGTGCGGGCTTTGGTGCGGCTCTTGCCATACTTTCAGGTGCAAGTATTATCGCTGGTGCGACTGGTGAGTATCTCATAATAGGAAATGCATTCCTATTCTCTCTAATCCCTACTTTTGTTATCATACTTTTCACACGCTACAAAAGAGCTACGCCTGAGACAATGATTCTCGCTGGTATTGCGATGTTATACATCTTCAGTGCGGCGACGACGTTATTAATGTACTTTTCCGAATCTGAAGCGGTAAAAGAAGCTTACTTCTGGATGGTTGGCAGCCTTGGAAGAGCAACCTGGGATGAACTTATCTTCAGCTTAAATCTGGGTTCACTTTCTATACCCCTACCGGGTCCAGTGCCTATCGTGCTTATAGGCTGTATTATCCCGCTTATGTGGAAGTCATGGGACCTGAATGTGATGGCTGCGGGCGATGAAGCAGCAAAGAGCCTCGGCGTTAATGTCGAGCAAACCAGAATCCTTATACTGATAATTGCTTCTTTGATGACCGCAGGTATTGTTTGCTTCACGGGAACCATAGGTTTTATAGGATTGGTTGCCCCGCACATGTGCCGCATGGTTATCGGTGGTGATAACAGGTTTTTAATTCCTGCATCAGGTCTTTTTGGTGCTGCTCTTTTGCTTACCGCCGACACCATTGCAAGAAGAATTATAGCACCCGTAATTCTACCGGTAGGTGTAATTACAGCATTCATGGGGGGTCCTCTGTTCCTCTACTTGATAATGAGAAGGAGGAGGGAATATTGGTAAAATGAAGCTGAAAATAAAAGATGTGGAGTTTGGCTATTCAAACATGCCTGTGCTGCGGAATGTGAATATAGAGCTTGCAGAATCAGAGATTCTGGGTGTGGTGGGACCGAATGGCGCGGGCAAATCAACCCTGCTACGCTGTATTGACCGGATTCTCATACCACAGAAGGGTTGTATCATGCTCGATGGACGTGATATAAGGGAAATAAGCAGAATGGAACTTGCAAGAAAGATAGGATACGTACCCCAGGATGGTTCTCAAATCTTCCCTGCTACGGTCTTCGATACTGTGCTCATGGGTAGGCGTCCGCATCTCGGATGGCGAAGCAGTGAGCGAGACACGGAGAAGGTATTGGAGACGTTAAAAATACTGAATATTGAGGACCTGGCGATGCGCGATATAAACGAACTCAGTGGCGGTCAGCAACAGAAAGTCTTCATTGCACGAGCGCTCACACAGGAACCCGAACTGCTTCTGCTCGATGAGCCCACCTCCAATCTTGACATCAGGCATCAACTTGAGGTGATGGAGATAGTGAAACGTGTGGTAAGAGAGCGGGGTATCTCAGCTATAATGGCGATTCATGACCTCAACCTCGCATCTCGCTATGCTGACCGGATAATAATGATGAATGGAGGCAGGGTATATGCAGAGGGGGAACCTTCTTCGGTACTGAATGAAGAGAATATCAGACATGTCTACGGCGTGGAAGCGAAACTGAGCAACCACGATGGCAGACCTTACATTGTACCTGTAAGAGCCTGTGTTAGGTGCTAACCGTTAAGTTAATCAGGTAACTTAATTAAACCTTATAGTTTATAGTAAAGTTAGTAAAGTGAGGTGTTGAAATATGTTGAGTGAAATGCCGGTGGATTTGGATAGAGTGAGTAAAGCTGACAGAGATAAGGAGATATTGCGTGTAGGACTGATAGCGGAACTGGATGCGGTGAATCTGTACGAACAACTTGCAGCGATGGCGGAGCGAGAGGAAATAAAACGTGTTCTGCTTGATATAGCAAGAGAGGAGAAGACGCATGTGGGTGAATTCCAGGCATTGCTCTTAAAAGAAGACGAAGAGCAGGTTCAGGAACTGGAGCATGGCAGGAGGGAGGTAGAGGAGATAGAAAAAGGGGAGTAGGTAGGAGGACGAGGGGAAAATAAAATGGAATTCGCAGAGATATTGAAAGGTGCGGAATCCGAAGGAAAGGATAAGCATCTCCCTGTGATTGATGTGAATAAGGAACAGGGCATTGTGCATGTGGTGGTGGGGAAGGAAAAGCCGCATCCCAATACTATGGAACACCGTATATCCTGGATAGAAGTGTTTGGAGTGAAGAATGACGGTCAGATAGTCTGTATTGGCAGAGGTGCGTTTGCAGCGACTTATACAAGCCCTGATGTCTACTTTAAAGTGCCACTTAAGGAGTTCAAGGCTTTATGTGCTCTCTCTTATTGCAATGTCCATGGTCTATGGCAGAACTGTATAGAGCTTGTGTGAGGATTAAAAAATGACAATGGCTGGAAGGGCAGGTAGAGGTGCAGGTGCAG is a genomic window containing:
- a CDS encoding iron ABC transporter permease; the protein is MTSTSGTETVSGTGTGTEKIAEIKTQYKKFVGRKILFILSSLALIFIIAGVSAALGSYPISVTEVYSIIWHGIFQNVETTQGIVVWNLRLPRIIMGILAGMGLAIAGTMMQGILRNPLASPFTLGIASGAGFGAALAILSGASIIAGATGEYLIIGNAFLFSLIPTFVIILFTRYKRATPETMILAGIAMLYIFSAATTLLMYFSESEAVKEAYFWMVGSLGRATWDELIFSLNLGSLSIPLPGPVPIVLIGCIIPLMWKSWDLNVMAAGDEAAKSLGVNVEQTRILILIIASLMTAGIVCFTGTIGFIGLVAPHMCRMVIGGDNRFLIPASGLFGAALLLTADTIARRIIAPVILPVGVITAFMGGPLFLYLIMRRRREYW
- a CDS encoding ABC transporter ATP-binding protein, whose amino-acid sequence is MKLKIKDVEFGYSNMPVLRNVNIELAESEILGVVGPNGAGKSTLLRCIDRILIPQKGCIMLDGRDIREISRMELARKIGYVPQDGSQIFPATVFDTVLMGRRPHLGWRSSERDTEKVLETLKILNIEDLAMRDINELSGGQQQKVFIARALTQEPELLLLDEPTSNLDIRHQLEVMEIVKRVVRERGISAIMAIHDLNLASRYADRIIMMNGGRVYAEGEPSSVLNEENIRHVYGVEAKLSNHDGRPYIVPVRACVRC